From Thalassotalea psychrophila:
AAACCCATGAATAATTTACGCTTAATTACTCGTTTAAGGTCAATGCGGTACGTTACTTTTGAGGCTGTCGGTAATACTTGGCCAGTGAACTTAACTTCACCCACACCTAACGCTCTACCTAAACCTGGTCCACCTGACCATGCTAAGAAGAAGCCAACCAATTGCCACATTGCATCTAGACCCAAACAACCAGGCATTACCGGGTCGCCTTTAAAGTGACAATCGAAGAACCAAAGATCACGAGTGATATCTAGTTCGGCAATAATTTCACCTTTACCATATTTACCACCTTCATCAGTTATTTTAACGATGCGATCCATCATTAACATATTGTCGATAGGTAATTTGCTGTTTCCGGGACCAAATAATTCACCAGTACCTGCTTGAATTAGACCGGCTTTATCAAATGAGTTTTGTTTTGTCATGACTCTACTTTCTCAATTAAATGTGTAGATAAAGATAATTATCAGTCAATTACCTTTATCAAAAAAATCTGTTCGCTACTTTAGCGAACACTTGTACACTAAACAATAATTATTTGAAATAAATTGCAATTAGTTTGGTTATCCGTAACCATAGACATTATTTTTACAGAGGTAATGCCTATGACTAATAAGCCTAGCAAAAAAGCAGCATTAACCAATGCTGAGAAGCAAAAAAGATTTCGAGATAAGCAAAAAGACCATGGTAAAAAAGAGGTTAGAGGCTATTTAACCGCGGAAGCCATTGAATGTTATGCAAAAATTAGCGAACAAACTGATTGGAATGATAGTGTAATTTTATCAAATGCTATTAGAATAACTTATGCTGCTTATAAAAATGGTCAAATAGGTTTGCTTAATAACTGGCTTACTCAAAATAAACTTTAAATGAAAATATCACCGCAACACTATTTATGATATTTTTAAACTAATAAAAAAGAGCTATTAGCTCACAGTAGGGGAAATTAAGTGATCAAAGTATTATTAGTAGATGATCATGATTTAGTAAGAATGGGGATCAGACGTTTACTTGAAGATGCTTCAGGTATTGAAGTGGTTAGTGAAGTATCAACCGGTGAAGAAGCCGTACAGTACTGTCGCGCTAATGCTCCTGACGTTGTCCTTATGGATGTGAATATGCCTGGAATAGGGGGCTTAGAAGCAACTAAGAAAATTATTCGTTATAATCCAGATATAAAAGTTTTAATTTTAACTGTTCATGTAGAAGACCCTTTCCCAACTAAAGTCATGCAGATAGGAGCCTCTGGGTTTTTAACAAAAAATACTCCACCTCAAGAAATGATCCAGGCGATTAAAGCTGTTAAAAGTGGCCAACGCTACATTACCCCTGGGATAGCCCAACAAATGGCTCTGAGCCAGTTCAACAAACCGGATGAAAGCCCCTTTGCTTCTTTATCTGAACGTGAATTACAAATCATGATGATGATCACTCGCGGTGAGAAGGTGGTTGATATTTCGGATCAATTAAGTCTAAGCAGTAAAACTATCAACAGCTACCGTTATCGTATGTTTGATAAACTTTCTGTTAGTAATGATGTTGAACTAACACATTTAGCAATACGCTATGGCTTGCTAAATACAGAAATGTTGTAGGTTTTAATCCTAGAGAATTAGATTTAATAGTAAATTTGGTATATTGATGACAGAGCAAAGTAATGATTTTGACCATAAAGCTTTTTTATCAACGGTAACTGAGCAAAGCGGCGTATATCGCATGTATGATGGTGAACAAACTGTCATTTATGTAGGTAAAGCAAAAGATCTTAAAAACCGACTGAGTAGTTATTTTCGCAAAGACGTTGGCAATGTTAAAACCAGAGTTTTAGTCAGTCACATTAAAGCCATTGATGTCACCGTTACTCATACCGAGGGCGAAGCCCTTATTCTTGAAAATAATTATATTAAGAAATACCAGCCTAAATATAATGTTTTATTAAGAGATGACAAATCTTACCCTTATCTACTCATTAGCGCTCATAAGCATCCAAAACTTGGCTCTCACCGTGGCGGAAAGCGCACTAAAGGCGAGTACTTTGGTCCTTTTCCAACAGCGGGTGCTGTATGGGAAAGTCTTAGGTTAATGCAAAAACTGTTTCCAATCAGACAATGTGAGGACAGTTATTATCGTGCTCGTTCGAGACCTTGCTTACAATATCAATTGAAGCGTTGCTCTGCACCATGTGTTGGAAAAATATCCGATGAAGACTATCAGCAGCAAGTTAATTTAGCTCGATTATTCCTAAAAGGTAAAAATGACCAAGTTATAGGATCCCTGGTAAGTAATATGGAAGTAGCCAGTGAGCAATTGGACTTTGAAAGTGCAGCTAGATTTCGAGATCAAATTACGACACTAAGAAAAGTTCAACAGCAACAGTTTGTTAGTGGTACAACGGCAGAGTTGGATGTAATCGGTTTTTATCGATTAAAGAATCAAGCCTGTTTACATTTGTTATTTATACGCGACCAAAAAATTCTTGGCAGTAAAAGTTTCTTCCCAAATATCCCTGCCAATACAAGCGATGAAGAGGTTGTTGAAGCTTTTATAAGTCAGCACTATTTAGGTGAAGGTGTTGACCAAGATAACATTGCTAAAGAAATCATTTTGCCGCTTGCCTTTGAAACTCAAAAAGAAATAGCTGTGTTATTGTCACAGCAGGCTGAACGAGAAATTAAGTTGTCGGTTAATGTACGAACCGAGCGCTCGCGCTATTTAAAATTAGCTACGACAAATGCCGAAAATGCATTGAATGTAAAAAATAGCCATAAAGAGTCAATGCAAGCTCGCTTTAGAGATTTAAATAATGAATTTGAGTTATCTAAACCAATAGAGCGTCTCGAGTGTTTTGATATTAGTCATACTATGGGGCAACAAACGATTGCTTCTTGTGTGGTGTTTAATACAGATGGGCCACTAAAAAGTGACTATCGACGTTACAATGTCCATGGTATTACTCCAGGAGATGATTACGCCGCAATGTCTTTTGCCCTGAACAAACGTTACGGTAAAGTTACTGATGATGATAATTTACCCGATATCGTATTTATAGATGGCGGTAAAGGTCAATTAGCAAGAGCGGAAACGTTTTTTGCAGAACTTGATTTAACTAAAACTCCGATGCTTATTGGCGTAGCTAAAGGTGAGTCAAGAAAACCGGGTTTAGAAACCCTTATAATGGCCGGCTCTCACCAACTAATTTCTTTGCCAGCTATATCTCCAGCGTTACATTTAGTACAGCATATACGCGATGAGTCTCATCGATTTGCAATAGCAGGGCATAGAGCTAAAAGAGGCAAGGCAGCGACAAAGTCTACTTTAGAAGAAATTCCTGGTATTGGTGCTAAAAAGCGCCAAGCTCTGCTAAAGTATTTAGGTGGCTTACAAGAAGTCAAAAAGGCAACGGTAGAACAATTAATGAAAGTGCCCGGTATTAGTAAAGATTTAGCGACAAATATTTTCAATAGCTTGCATGATAATTGACATATACTAACTCTAATAATTAAATTAGCACCAGTTGAGATTAACTTGTTAGACTTGGTCTATACCCGTTACCATTCAAAGTGCGGGATTTCAGTGGGAGTTAAAAGCAATTTAGGCAAGGCATTTAATTGAGAGAATGGTTGTTCTCGGCTTTGGCATCCTGCGTCGCTCTACTTCCTGCATCCATGCAGTCACAGTTCAATTTAATAACGCTGCTTAAATTGCTTTTAAACCCATCAAAGAAGAGCTTGAGCAATTCCACTACTTCGTTGCAGCTATTTGTAAGGGAATAACCATTACTACATAACTGCGCCTTGTATTGGTATCGCTCAAGCTCTCTGAAACCTGCATCTTGATTGGTAACGGGTATATACATCATGTACAATGTATTCATAATAAAAAGCCAGTAGTAGATTTATGTGGACAATACCTAATCAAATAACCCTGTTTCGGATAATTTTAATCCCCGTCTTTGTTGTCGTGTTTTATATGCACGATATGATGCCTGATACATTTTCTAAAAATTGGTCTAATTTTGCATCGTTCGTAGTATTCTGGTTTGCTTCAGTAAGTGATGCTTTAGATGGTTACTTGGCACGTAAGTTAAAACAGTCTAGTAATTTTGGTGCATTTATAGATCCAGTGGCCGATAAACTCATGGTTACTATTGCTTTAGTTTTGATTGTTTCCGAATACCGTAACCTGTGGGTAACTGTTCCTGCATTAATCATGGTTGCTCGTGAAATTATCATTTCTGCACTAAGAGAGTTTATGGCTGATTTAGGTAAGCGTGGTAATGTTGCTGTATCTGAACTAGGTAAGTGGAAAACCGCAGCGCAAATGTTAGCTCTAATGGGATTAATTTGGAATCCTGATTACCCAATTCCACTAGGTTTATTTGATTTACCTGCCATTGTTATTAATTATGCCGCATGGGGCTTTTACTTTTTTGCTACAGTTTTTGCTTTTGTATCAATGTTTCAATATCTTAAAGCGGCATGGCCAGAGTTTTCAAAATAAATAATAAACATTTATTTACAATGCATGGTTAATAAAATTACAAAATTTAGCTAAAAAAACGACAGATTAGTCGTATTTTGAGCAAACAGAAAAAAATAGAAAAAAATTGAAAGTAAAGTGTTGACTCATCAAGAGAACGATGTAAAATGCGTTTCGTTGACAGGGAGTCAGCAATTGAAAGCGGCTGTAGCTCAGCTGGTAGAGCATCACGTTGCCAACGTGAATGTCACGAGTTCGAGTCTCGTTAGCCGCTCCAATTTTTCTAAGGAAGTACATCACCAACTAATTGATGAATATTGGCGGGTTGGCAGAGTGGCTATGCAGCGGATTGCAAATCCGTGGACCTCGATTCGACTTCGGGACCCGCCTCCACTTTTGCCCGGGTGGTGGAATTGGTAGACACACGGGATTTAAAATCCCGCGTCTTAACGGATGTGCCGGTTCAAGTCCGGCTCCGGGTACCATATTCTCCAATTATGTTGAATGTACAAAGAGTGTTTTATTTAAATTAAGCGGCTGTAGCTCAGCTGGTAGAGCATCACGTTGCCAACGTGAATGTCACGAGTTCGAGTCTCGTTAGCCGCTCCAATTTAAATGCAACACAAAATAGATTATATGAAGCGGCTGTAGCTCAGCTGGTAGAGCATCACGTTGCCAACGTGAATGTCACGAGTTCGAGTCTCGTTAGCCGCTCCAATCTAACAATTTGCTACTTAGTCATGTAGAAATGACAGGCATTATCCTTAATAGGAATACAATGCCCGGGTGGTGGAATTGGTAGACACACGGGATTTAAAATCCCGCGTCTTAACGGATGTGCCGGTTCAAGTCCGGCTCCGGGTACCATTTCTACAATGTATTAAGTAACAAGCTCTATATGAAGCGGCTGTAGCTCAGCTGGTAGAGCATCACGTTGCCAACGTGAATGTCACGAGTTCGAGTCTCGTTAGCCGCTCCAATTTCTCATTTATGACTCCATGTTTATACATTAAGTTGTGATTGACAGTAGGGAACCAATCTCTACTATAAAAAAGTCTTACCCAAATATAGTGCCCGGGTGGTGGAATTGGTAGACACACGGGATTTAAAATCCCGCGTCTTAACGGATGTGCCGGTTCAAGTCCGGCTCCGGGTACCATTTATTTAATTTCTTTAGATCTATATTTCAATTATATGTATTTGCTGAACTTGTTTCAGTATCTTAATTCTACATCGTTATTTAAAT
This genomic window contains:
- the fabA gene encoding bifunctional 3-hydroxydecanoyl-ACP dehydratase/trans-2-decenoyl-ACP isomerase; translated protein: MTKQNSFDKAGLIQAGTGELFGPGNSKLPIDNMLMMDRIVKITDEGGKYGKGEIIAELDITRDLWFFDCHFKGDPVMPGCLGLDAMWQLVGFFLAWSGGPGLGRALGVGEVKFTGQVLPTASKVTYRIDLKRVIKRKLFMGLADGTVEVDGRVIYQATDLKVGLFEDTSKF
- the uvrY gene encoding UvrY/SirA/GacA family response regulator transcription factor; its protein translation is MIKVLLVDDHDLVRMGIRRLLEDASGIEVVSEVSTGEEAVQYCRANAPDVVLMDVNMPGIGGLEATKKIIRYNPDIKVLILTVHVEDPFPTKVMQIGASGFLTKNTPPQEMIQAIKAVKSGQRYITPGIAQQMALSQFNKPDESPFASLSERELQIMMMITRGEKVVDISDQLSLSSKTINSYRYRMFDKLSVSNDVELTHLAIRYGLLNTEML
- the uvrC gene encoding excinuclease ABC subunit UvrC, which translates into the protein MTEQSNDFDHKAFLSTVTEQSGVYRMYDGEQTVIYVGKAKDLKNRLSSYFRKDVGNVKTRVLVSHIKAIDVTVTHTEGEALILENNYIKKYQPKYNVLLRDDKSYPYLLISAHKHPKLGSHRGGKRTKGEYFGPFPTAGAVWESLRLMQKLFPIRQCEDSYYRARSRPCLQYQLKRCSAPCVGKISDEDYQQQVNLARLFLKGKNDQVIGSLVSNMEVASEQLDFESAARFRDQITTLRKVQQQQFVSGTTAELDVIGFYRLKNQACLHLLFIRDQKILGSKSFFPNIPANTSDEEVVEAFISQHYLGEGVDQDNIAKEIILPLAFETQKEIAVLLSQQAEREIKLSVNVRTERSRYLKLATTNAENALNVKNSHKESMQARFRDLNNEFELSKPIERLECFDISHTMGQQTIASCVVFNTDGPLKSDYRRYNVHGITPGDDYAAMSFALNKRYGKVTDDDNLPDIVFIDGGKGQLARAETFFAELDLTKTPMLIGVAKGESRKPGLETLIMAGSHQLISLPAISPALHLVQHIRDESHRFAIAGHRAKRGKAATKSTLEEIPGIGAKKRQALLKYLGGLQEVKKATVEQLMKVPGISKDLATNIFNSLHDN
- the pgsA gene encoding CDP-diacylglycerol--glycerol-3-phosphate 3-phosphatidyltransferase, giving the protein MWTIPNQITLFRIILIPVFVVVFYMHDMMPDTFSKNWSNFASFVVFWFASVSDALDGYLARKLKQSSNFGAFIDPVADKLMVTIALVLIVSEYRNLWVTVPALIMVAREIIISALREFMADLGKRGNVAVSELGKWKTAAQMLALMGLIWNPDYPIPLGLFDLPAIVINYAAWGFYFFATVFAFVSMFQYLKAAWPEFSK